The genomic region TACATCATCTCATTTCCACAAACCACCACCACAAAAGCCAACTCATCTAATCTCTTTTAGGTATATCACTGTCTAAGTACTATGAATTACTAAATTATTAAATCAGCTCTTTGATGATCAATAGTTTGTATGCAATCATTTAAGAGAATTTGAGGATCAGAATATGCTGATACCAAAGccaaattttcaatataaataTAGAGAAATGTAACTTAGGGAAGGGAGGAAGAAGACACTTGCCCCAATAATATTGAAAGGAGGAGAAAGGTTCATCATGGACTCCccaaaacaaaaacccaaatttgcaaagaaaaaCTAGAAAGTTGGGGTTTGGGGCACAGTTGTTTGATAAATTTCTTGGTGCATGCATCCCTAGTAACCCTAGTGTATGATCACTAGTCTGGAGGGAGACTCCTTCACAATTGATTCTTTGTCAAGCTTGCAAGTGGTAGTAAAAACTAGAAGCCTTTCACAATCAAACTGTCTAGTtcagtataaaataatataaagattattttaacatcattttcactgtaaaaaaataaaaattttactcgAAGTCATATGTGTAGGGATGATTGAGTCATTTTCGATTTCAAGTCTGTGGCTAAGCTATACTATAGTCTATAGCATGCTTAGCTTGATTTTGCAAGTCAATACAATGGATTGATGACAAGGGGATAAAGATAGTGGCTGAAGACTAAAGAAGACAACACAATTCACTACTAGAATTATGCATAAAAAGAAGGGGTGAATACAAAGGAGATGATAAGGATAAACAAAGATGACAACacaattacttaattaaatacattcaaagcaaaagaaaaagaaaagataagaaCAAAGAGGGATTTGTTCAAAAGAGACACCCTTGtccataaatatattttaatttatttacagTTCAATGGCTCCCTCAAGGCTTCTCCTTCCAACCCCATGTAAGAGACAGAAAGAAGATTGCAAGAGGGAAGCCCCCTCAGACAGACTTGCACTCTTCATTTGTTATTCTCTGTGGGAAACATCTCCATCACAATTCATCATGACcataattttttcttgaattatCCATGGAAAAGGAgagctgattttttttattttttttaagcattGCTCCTGAAAGATCCAAGGGCCTTGATGGCTGCTGCTCTTAGGATGTATTGGTGGTAGAATGCAGCAATAGCAGCTCCAACGAAAGGTCCAACCCAGAAGATCCACTGcacaagaaaatatttaactcTTTACATTCCTTGTTAAAAGAATAACAGCAAATGGAAAGCATATAGGAAgttgaaataattatttacTTGGTCATCCCAGGCCTTCTCTCTGTTGTAAATCACAGCAGCTCCAAAACTCCTTGCAGGGTTGATACCAGTGCCAGTGATTGGGATTGTGGCAAGGTGAACCATGAACACAGCAAATCCAATGGGAAGTGGAGCCAAgacctttaattttttttattacaaaagaaaattaattagtcaaaatttcacaaattggagtggaaaaaaaaagacaacaaAGAGGGGAGACCACTACTCCTGCCTAACACCATGAAAGCTCCATGTAGTAGGAAATTCAAGCGGAAAACCAATAGTAATAGAGTCTAGATGGACAATCTACAAATAATGCACCACTACTTTTTCTTGTAGGCCTCTAGTGGGATTGCCTATTCTCTTTCAAGGGATTGAATTAAACCATCAAGTGGCTATATCTCTACTTAGGTTTagcaataaaaaaagtttgattattcataattaattacttTATATTATTATGTATTCATTTCGATTATCAGattcataaaattcaatattattattttttaatgttatcGGATACggtaaatataattaaattatgcatTGAAGGAAACAAAACCCTTTAATTAAAACCTAACAAATTTTACTGTAGTTGTAGTTATCCACACTGAAAGTGAAAACCTCcccaaaatcaaatcaatcagtttattggaaagaaagaaaggtgaAAGGTGAGTAAGAAAAGGACGTATAACCTAAAACGAAAAGAAAGGGgagataaaaaagataaaagaggAAATGATAAAGTACATACAGGAACATGGGAATCCCTTGCACTCCTCTTGGGGTCGGTGGCAGAGAAGACAGTGTAGACAAGAACGAAGGTACCAATGATCTCAGCACCCAAGCCGGTGCCCTTGTTGTAGCCAGATTGGAGCTCGTTGGCACCACCACCGTAGGTGTTGTAGTAAGTCTTCTGGAAAGCCTTGACCAACCCACAGCCGCAGATGGCACCCAAGCACTGAGCTACCATGTACATGATGGCTCGGATGAGTGACACCTTGCGTCCCAAGAACAGCCCGAAGGTCACAGCCGGGTTGATGTGTCCTCCTGTAAGTGTGCATTCAACAGTCAGAAGAGTAGATCATGTTTGCTAGCTAGCTAACTTTTTGTTTGGTTCCTGGGAAACTTCCTTTGTCAGTCAAGGGAGTACAGTAGAAacaaagaacaagaaaatcccACTCGATGGAACTTAATATAAAGTGGCGCAAggttaaagaaaaaagaaagaggattATTCCTGATGAAATGGTTTACAAGGTGCAGAAACAGTACTCACCAGAGATACCAGCAGTGCAGTAAACAAGAATAAAGATCATGCCACCGAAGGCCCAAGCAATACCAAGAATGCCAACACCACCACAGTCAGCATCAACAGTGTTCTTCAGAGTGTCGGTTTGGACCTTGTACCCGATCACAGTCAACACACTGACATACAAAAAGAGAAGGGTAGCAATGAACTCAGCAATCAGTGCCCTGTAAAACGACCACTTGAAGAGCTCTTCTGCATCAATCAATGGAGCTGGTGGCGGATCATGGTAGTCCTTGGCTGAGAACTCTCCACCACCTTGCTCTGCAGTCTCAACTTCCTTCGCCATATCCTCTTCTTTCCtaaaaacctttgaaaaaCTGTGAGCAAGAACAGAAAAGAGAGCTTGGGTTTTTGGCTCTGGTGGCTGTGGATGAAGGGTTGAGTAGGAGAAGCAGGGTATATAAgggggagagagagaaggagagaGGATGAAAATGATTAGAGTGTGATTATGTGTAATGACATAATTTTTAGCCGTCCATTACACCCTTGATATCGATTTTCTTCGTTCGCAATGGACCCACCATTTGCTAATACAACTGCTAATGTTTCTAATTTTCCCTacctttacttttcttttcttccatgAGGGTTTTTACCTGAGATATATATTCTATATATTGTTCCTGTATAAATTGTATATATACAATTTAAACTTAAGAAGAATTAAACTTGTTTTCACCTTTCTACtctcttattttttgaataatcaAACCATTAAAAAGGTGGTCCAAACACTacaatttaaacccattttcaagTTTATACTCAACTATATTCTAGGTTaattaatgttttcaattttttttaaattgtttctgAATTTATTGTTAAAGTTTTATTCTTTGCATTTGACTTTAAAAACGGGATACGTGTTCCTTTCTGTTCATTATACTTATTATCCCATTTATTGaaatctactaatttctatCAATTTGACATTTAAGTTTGgattaaaaccatttaaaatgttaaaatgatttcaaaaatataatgaaaatatctaaaaatatatattcatcATTGAAAAGGGTCATTCAATAGAACAAAATAAGGTAACAAAGCAATACTTtcccttttgttaaaaaaacaaaaaaaattactaaaatgtcaataatatttttataaataaacagATTTTAAACAAGACCGACCAAATCTTCTAATGCTGACATTAAATGTATAAATGAAACCGACCATATGTCTTGTGAATTTCTTACATATTTctcaattattatatatatatatatttattatataataaaaataaattctatctcaattatttatttccCTTTCATTCAAACCAAAAGCAAATTACTAAATTCCTCCCCTTCTCCCCTTTTGGTCTTTCCGGTGGCTTGACTATTGATGTTTCTTTCTTGAATTTGAGTTATGGCTAGAAAGCCACCACGTGTTCAAATTTGAGTTATGGGAAttaatgtttttttctttttttttccttctatgGGATTTGTAGGGATAATAGTGACCCGTAGCTGGTCGGTGgcgtttttcattttttttttaacaggAAATTTTATGTCATGTTGTTGTTAATCATAGATCACTTCTCCCCACCCCCCCAATAATTTGATGATTAACTTAATACacgaagaagaaaaaaaaacaaattttatccAATTCCGAGGTTTAGAACGATGCTGTAAATTGATTATCTGTTTTCAATTACAAAATGTTACGATTAAATCGAATTcgatagaaattttaaaaataaatatcaataaaatattttttttaataaaatttcttaatttacgATCTCAATTACGTTCAAGCACGTCCTTAAATTTGATATATTCTTGTACTGAAAATGAACTGATTGACTTGTTAAGGATGAGATCTTTTTATTGATATGATCTTGTGTTagtatttaattgattaacggTAATTTAAGTTTCGTAAATTATCATAACTGTTAGTTTTATTGTAAGAACCTTCTGCTTTTGAAAAAGAACGAGTGAGACCAGATTATGGCATGTAATATTGGAAAATCTTGCAGTAAAAGTATAGGCTAAAACTGTTATGAATACCTAGATGTGTACATAAACCCAGGTTTTGCCCCCTGAAGATTGTTTATTGCCTTACTTGCCATGGATATTGTAAGCTACCTTCCTTGTCAAACCATACACCACAAGTGAATCAGTCCAAATTACATGATGGGCTATCGAGCTTAGAAATGTTTTCCGGCTCTTTGCAAGGAAACTCCATCCCTGATTCAGGTTCAGGCACAAGTGTTCTTGCCATGGCTATTGCTTTCGGTTATCCTGGAAAGCACAAAATAATTTGCTtcccctttcttttcttcatcattGCATGCACCATTTAAACCACATTGCTCATACATGCACACCAAGTCCAGTACCTTGAAGTCAAGCTGAGCAAATAACCAGGCAAATTCGAGCAAATTGGTTCTGTTCATGTAATCCAGGGGAAAGTGCAAGATACAAAGACCATCTCACCTTTGGCTAAACAATTCTCCAACAATAAAAGATTACTTTTAGAACTGTTTGCCTGTTATCAGATCATTCTCTTGCTAAAGATAGCAGGCAAAGATAGGCCTTGCCTGGTTGGTCAAAGTCTGGAGAAGCCAACGATCTAAACACAAACTATGAAGAACTCCAAAAATAAGGGAAAATAAAATCGTTTGCTAGGATTCAAGATGGGACGAACAGGATATATagttattaatgaaattcaaTACATCTGAGGTCGACGATAAACTTTTAACATTAACCCATTATCATTCGACTTATGAACATTCTCTTTAATTGATATACATCAATATACACAGGTACAGCTAGAATAATATATACACCAAAAACGTCAATTGCTACACTACTATGTTGGAcatatatttgattatgatccTCAACACCAGGAAGATATTGAGTACTTCATTTCCACGTCTCCTTTTAAGTTCATTTCCAGAACCAGGACGCCGACCCTGACAGCTAAAAAACTTACCATATAACCAAAAGCTAATCACTTATCGTCCTCCTCGTCGtcgtcatcatcatcatcatcctcgTATTCTTCCGCTCGCTCTTCTCTTATCGTCTCTAGTTTTGGGGTATCGGAAGGCCTCAAAGGGAAGCCGATGAGGGATGGGGGTGCCTCGATCCAAGGCTTCATCATGTACCTGATCACCTCTCTAGCCATTGTAAAAACCAATCACAATACTAACAAGATCTCTCTTTCCCCTAAGGGGGCATCAGCTGAGAAAGAGAGGGGAGCTAAGGATCTCAGACAACGCGACTGCCAATGGCAAATGCAGATTTGGTAATGGGTTTTTCCTTCGAAAAGGGTTTAAGGAACGTCGTTGAGCAGAGGAGGAAGACAATGGGGGAGGTTTATAtaggaaaaggaaacaaagCAGGAGACCCATCATTGATGATGGAACATATCTAATTGTCGGCAAGGACCAAATCCACGTGGACTATGAGAGAAAGAGGAGTCAATGATTTGTTGCCTGAAATAGCAGGCAATCTAACTTCCTAGAAAACGAGTGGAACACGAGagatatttttcttgttgaaagtCGGAAAGTATCTTAAATTTGTTAGGGCAAACTCCATTATTAGAACCCAAGTTGTTCAACAAGATCCCCTAAAATCCTTACAGCAATCTAATCAAAAAAAGTTTTCCAACTTTGGGTGTTTAAGCTAACAATAGATTCTCAGCCTCCTTGACAGAATATGCTTATGAGGGATACATCAAcaatgaaaatgacaaaacaaTGAAATGCAAAGGTGCACCCAGCAACCAAAGGCACAGGGAAATGAAAGATAGCACCGAGAGGCAGAATCAAGAATAAACAAAgagttataaataaaaatgtggAGAACCTTTGAAGACTACAACATCCCTCTTCTTTAAAAGTGAAATTTATCAAAAGTGGATTTCTAAGGTCTCCCAAATGGTTTAATTTCACTGTCTATTTTCTCAATTTACATGTGGGATCATTTACTAATCATAACCATGGTCATAAGGCCGAAAACTATGATTTATAGCGATCAATGAACTTTGCTGTTAGACAACCAAATCCACATTTAGATGCAAAAACAACAAAGGAGGTACCTTAGCAATGGAGTATATGGCTAAAATTCCATCTAGGTGCAAATGGCAGACCAAATCAAGAACAAACcataataaacaatttaatgcAGTTCTACCCAACACCTGGTTTAAGAGATCTGCGAAGGATCCTCCCATCCTAGTTAAAGATACCAAGCTTTCAAAATGGCTCAGAACACATAATAAATACCTGAAGATACGGCAGCAGAAAGGGAGTTGTCTTCAACCTAAGATTAGATCCTATCCTATCCAAGATTCAATACTTAGCCCATTTCCCCTACCTAAAACCTACCATACAgagggggaaaaaaaaaatacaaggtCCTTCTGGTCACTAAACATCTACTTCGAAGACAGCTGTTCTCCGGTATTAAAACAGTATCATGCATATTCATAATATGGTCATACAGTCATGCTAAGGTCAATTATGATAAAGTCAGAATTTGATAACACCAACAGCTTACATCCTCCTACTTCTAACAAGCAATAgaaaattcaattatgatatCGTCCAATGAACAAAAAGCCTGAAACTGTGAAGTTAATCACTACTTTGGAACAAACGGTAACTTTTTATTCAGTTACACCTTATGCACAATGCTGCTCTCTCATTTCGACAATAACAGAATAGATCGAAACCAGAGGAGAAAATAACTTCAAGCAAAGACCTAAACCTCATTTGAACAATAACACACtagaaaattgaattatgATACAGTACCACAAACAAAAAACCTGAAACTTTGAAGTTATCATTACTTTGGaacaaatagaaattttttatcaagttACACCTCATGCACAATGCTGCTATCTCATTTCAACAATAACCAAATAAATAGCAACCAGAGGAGGAAATGTTCAAGAAAAGACCTAGATCTCATTTGAACAATAACACAAGAAAAGACTAGCCCTGGAAACAAATGTGACCTTATGTTAGTAGATAATATGCAACCATCACACCTTCACGATGCATCATGAATCAAGAAAAACACTGCTAtgcatataaaaattaaagaaaaaaacataaaaccaAGAACATTTAGCAATGATGCAAAACTTTAGCTCAGCAGATAAAACAAGAGTTAAACAGGTCAAGAAGCGCTGACTGCTGCAGGGCTGCCAACAGTAGCAGCAAAAGAATGAGCAACTCTCAAACTTCTATAAAGAAACTACGCCTGAATGCTACGTGATCCTTTGGCACCATCCCAATGAAACTTATTCTAAGTTATACGAGTAAGATTGTGATCAAACAGAATCCAACAAGTTTAGTATTCatcataaaacccaatcacCAAACCGACCGTGCAACACACCATTCTTAGCAGCAACATCCGAAAACAACCGCTCTATGATATCTAAATCATTTGTACCTAGTCAACCAGCAAACCAATGTAATTGACTTCCTAAAACACATTCAATAACTGAAACTCAACCAATATGCAACATTTTCAATTCATTTCTTCCATACCAAAGCATAAGCACCACCAAGACAATGCATTTCAAATAGGTATAGAAAAAGcaataagaaaaatacaaaacaatataaataaACATCACATCTATAGCCATTAAAGGACCCATAATTGTTAAAATCATCTAAATTAACCTCAAAAACAACCTCTGATAAAAATATCCGCAAATTGTCcaaaatcttaaaattaaacaaaattaacaaaagACAAACAGAATaataatcttaaaaaaaaaacaaacttcTCACTCCAAAGGAACATCAACATCGCCATCATCGATCTCCTGCTGCAAATCTTTGGGGTCTTTCCCATCGACCGTACAACCAACAGAAACGCACGTGCCCAAAATCTCCTTAACCGTCCCTCTCAAATCCTTAGCCATCGACCTCGGCCTCATTACCTTAGCAATTTCGATGACGTCGTCGAGGCTGATGCTCCCGTTGTGTTTGATGTTCTTGGTCTTCTTTCGATCCCTCTCCGGCTCCTTCAAGGCCTTGATTACCAGCGCAGCCGCCGACGGGACCACCGTGACTTTAGCCTGACGGTTCTGGACGGTGAGCTTGACGGTTACGCGGAGACCCTTCCAGTCCTTGGCGGTTTCCTTGGCTATGTCTTCACCGATCTTTTTGGGAGAGAGACCGAGTGGACCGATCTTCGGAGCCAGCGAACTGGCTGCACCAACTTCGCCGCCGGTGACGCGGACGAAGACGTCGATGACTTGGGTTGGGTCGAACTTGGGCGGCATTGCTGGGCTTGCTCTTCGATGGAAAAGAGTAACAGCGGGGGGGCTAGGGCTTTCAGGAAATGGAAGAAAGGAAGAGTGGAGCTAATATAGCTAGGGTTTTTCTAACTAAATGTCCGATTTAACCTCTAAGGAAGCTCGGAAAAGCGAGAAATAGAGATGGGTGCTTTCGTAATTTCACTCTTGTAAGGAACTGCTTTGGGCTGACCAACTGGGCTACGGTTTTAAGTTCTTGGGCTTCTAGCCTTCTGCTGATGATTGGGTTGAACTAGGCTTATGAATATTGGGTTAGAAATCCAGACCATGtgaaaataatctattttcaGCCCATATTGTGAAAGCTATAACATCACAATATAtaccaaaaagagaaaaattatcTTGTTCATAGATAATAGAGTTTTAGAACTCTACAAACGAGGTTAGAGTATTGATATGTATCTCATTCGAGTATATTTGTAGAGGTTAATAGATCAATTATAATCAAACGGACATAAGACAATCATCTAATTctgtttataaaattaaaaatttcacagctaatacataaaataataatccatcaaaaaaaaatttctttttgtagttttttttttttataattaagagAAGGGGATTCAAATTCTATTCTTTAGACAAAAAGATTATAcactaattaataaatcaaatgatCTGCTCTTCGTAGTTATTTTTAAccaaatgatttttaaaattctcaatttttaaatttatttattaaaaaataataacatttaattcgctattaatttataaatagtgTCCGCGGACGGACGGTATATCTCATTGGCAGTggttttatgttttgtttgtGTTCCATGGATTTTTGGGTACATCTTTCTAGATATCGACTAAGCTATTGATCGAGCAGGAGAGGGGGACCAAAAGGTCAGCATAGCCAAGGCCCTGATGAGTTTCGTTTGTCTTGCAGCTGAATTTCAAGCTCGACGACAGAATTTTATCCATTCGCATGCATTCCagtatttgtttttcttttgggttttGGGTGCTCACCATTTTATACCTTGTGTGCAAGTAAGCTTTGCTTGTGATGGAGATGGTGAAGGACAAGGACTGACACAGATATGGCAAATCTAGCTTAGTTGGGAAAACTCTTCTTTGGCATGTACCATTTGAAATTTAGTATCTGTCTCTTTAAGAACTCATCTAACTCTTCATCCCAACATTTGATTAAGTAATTTAAAAACACACAGCTCAAAACCCTAATTTTTCTCCCTTTTACTGTTCCTCCAAGGTGATCTAAATAAAAGTTGAAACCCAAGGTCTTGATTTGATCACTCGAT from Theobroma cacao cultivar B97-61/B2 chromosome 9, Criollo_cocoa_genome_V2, whole genome shotgun sequence harbors:
- the LOC18590877 gene encoding 60S ribosomal protein L12-3, coding for MPPKFDPTQVIDVFVRVTGGEVGAASSLAPKIGPLGLSPKKIGEDIAKETAKDWKGLRVTVKLTVQNRQAKVTVVPSAAALVIKALKEPERDRKKTKNIKHNGSISLDDVIEIAKVMRPRSMAKDLRGTVKEILGTCVSVGCTVDGKDPKDLQQEIDDGDVDVPLE
- the LOC18590876 gene encoding probable aquaporin PIP2-2, translated to MAKEVETAEQGGGEFSAKDYHDPPPAPLIDAEELFKWSFYRALIAEFIATLLFLYVSVLTVIGYKVQTDTLKNTVDADCGGVGILGIAWAFGGMIFILVYCTAGISGGHINPAVTFGLFLGRKVSLIRAIMYMVAQCLGAICGCGLVKAFQKTYYNTYGGGANELQSGYNKGTGLGAEIIGTFVLVYTVFSATDPKRSARDSHVPVLAPLPIGFAVFMVHLATIPITGTGINPARSFGAAVIYNREKAWDDQWIFWVGPFVGAAIAAFYHQYILRAAAIKALGSFRSNA